In a single window of the Cucumis melo cultivar AY chromosome 11, USDA_Cmelo_AY_1.0, whole genome shotgun sequence genome:
- the LOC127151665 gene encoding riboflavin synthase-like codes for MSTFSSLSTATALSNIPRMLPPMGNLHLPSSQFFPNFNFNTKTSLFTLFTSTHKPQLCYRSRPRASVQCLFTGIVEEIGHVKNLGIGENGGYDLEINAKTVLEGVNLGDSIAVNGTCLTVTAFDHQLSEFKVGLAPETLRKTSLVELSPGSPVNLERAVQPISRMGGHFVQGHVDGTGEIISMDPEGDSLWIKVKTSEALLNYIVPKGFIAVDGTSLTVVDVFDDEKAFNFMLVAYTQKNVVIPLKKVGHLVNLEVDILGKYVQRLLSNGAINPIEST; via the coding sequence ATGTCTactttttcttccctctctaCTGCTACAGCACTCTCCAATATCCCCAGAATGCTTCCTCCAATGGGGAATCTTCATCTCCCATCCTCCCAATTTTTCCCCAACTTCAATTTCAATACCAAAACGTCTCTTTTCACTCTATTCACTTCCACCCACAAGCCCCAACTTTGTTACAGATCTCGCCCTAGGGCCTCCGTTCAATGTCTTTTCACTGGCATTGTTGAAGAAATTGGCCATGTTAAAAACTTGGGTATTGGTGAAAATGGGGGATATGATTTGGAAATTAATGCAAAAACTGTTCTTGAAGGTGTTAACCTTGGAGATAGCATTGCTGTCAATGGAACTTGTCTTACTGTCACTGCTTTTGACCACCAACTATCTGAATTCAAGGTGGGGTTGGCGCCTGAGACGCTTAGGAAGACTTCATTGGTGGAACTCTCGCCTGGTTCACCTGTGAATTTGGAGAGGGCGGTTCAACCAATCAGCCGAATGGGTGGCCATTTTGTGCAGGGGCATGTGGATGGGACTGGGGAGATAATATCTATGGATCCTGAAGGGGATTCCCTGTGGATTAAGGTGAAGACATCAGAGGCTTTGCTGAATTACATTGTACCAAAGGGATTTATTGCTGTGGATGGGACTAGCTTGACTGTGGTAGATGTTTTTGATGATGAGAAGGCTTTTAACTTCATGTTGGTTGCTTATACTCAGAAAAATGTGGTCATTCCGTTGAAGAAAGTTGGACACTTGGTGAATTTGGAGGTAGATATTCTTGGCAAGTATGTGCAAAGACTCCTCAGTAATGGTGCCATCAATCCCATTGAGTCTACATGA
- the LOC103490527 gene encoding uncharacterized protein LOC103490527 isoform X1, giving the protein MVRTTQLFRKARKTFQDLRLLQILQSEIAHELSSTPCQNYENNGSSSHFTVEHDSLKSQDVVLRRKMDSGEEVVISALLGPLRFGYDGAFPREILMKICVSKPGVSSLLQFDCGVSEDGHGGSPFKLYNAYYLRSSDCLGPSVYRGPSFSSLDPRLQDALKEYLISRGVEESLTNFLLIHLHKKEQGQYLNWLKNVEYSIAKRESNEL; this is encoded by the exons ATGGTGAGGACTACTCAACTATTTCGCAAAGCTCGTAAAACCTTCCAGGATCTCAGACTCCTCCAGATCTTGCAATCCGAGATAGCCCACGAGCTTTCTTCAACCCCATGTCAG AACTATGAGAACAATGGTAGTTCCAGCCATTTCACTGTGGAACATGACTCGCTCAAGTCCCAAGACGTGGTGTTGCGGCGAAAAATGGATTCCGGCGAGGAGGTTGTGATTTCTGCTCTATTGGGTCCTCTCAGATTTGGATATGATGGGGCTTTTCCGAGGGAAATTTTGATGAAGATTTGTGTGAGTAAGCCTGGAGTTAGCTCTCTTTTGCAGTTTGATTGTGGGGTTTCAGAGGACGGTCATGGTGGGTCTCCTTTCAAACTCTACAATGCCTATTATCTTCGATCTTCTGATTGTTTGGGACCTTCTGTTTATAGAGGCCCTTCGTTCAG CTCGTTAGATCCTCGGTTACAAGACGCGCTCAAAGAATACCTAATCAGTAGAGGTGTTGAAGAAAGCCTGACCAACTTCCTTCTCATTCACCTGCATAAAAAAGAGCAAGGTCAGTATCTGAATTGGTTAAAAAATGTGGAATATTCAATCGCAAAAAGAGAATCGAATGAACTTTAG
- the LOC103490622 gene encoding uncharacterized protein LOC103490622 — MMVSTLRAFAPTFNRYPSRAFSIKTQMGSITRNPDAHSSTSKPTETPITLREWQGWGSTSPVPTMVTEIIDELKVLEKNVDAQMSFGGNGGKLQGYFKTQEDKKHRATYKALGSSEQKLQFFSARQIACRLLGSRDYLCQKCWLPVEDCMCSRVKHYSLWDGARFWLYMHPKDFLRQNNTGKLLLQVFGVEATTLSLYGIAEHEEIMWNAFKLAGKSKVCCLYPNKNATSKGIQEAFGSELSTKQENTQQLTDGDGILNFILIDGTWSNSAAMFNRLKEQAILVWGEDIPCISLSTGSSAMHKLRPQPSWDRTCTAAAAASLLSELQIVPKFSSVDFGKQGEALEDALEVLLEALTARRIRMGRSITRKVRHASSFC; from the exons ATGATGGTGTCAACTTTAAGGGCCTTTGCCCCTACTTTCAATCGCTACCCGTCTCGCGCCTTTTCAATCAAAACCCAGATGGGTTCCATCACCAGAAACCCCGACGCCCACTCCTCCACCTCTAAACCAACAGAAACTCCGATCACCTTGCGGGAGTGGCAGGGTTGGGGCTCCACCTCTCCCGTTCCCACCATGGTTACGGAAATTATAGACGAATTGAAGGTCTTGGAGAAAAATGTTGATGCCCAAATGAGTTTTGGTGGTAATGGCGGCAAACTTCAG GGATATTTCAAAACTCAGGAGGACAAAAAACACCGAGCTACATATAAGGCTCTAGGTAGTTCTGAGCAGAAACTGCAATTCTTTTCTGCTCGACAAATTGCATGTCGTTTACTTGGGAGCCGGGATTATCTTTGTCAAAAG TGCTGGCTGCCTGTTGAGGATTGTATGTGTTCAAGAGTCAAGCATTATTCTCTATGGGATGGAGCACGGTTTTGGCTATATATGCATCCAAAG GATTTTCTGCGGCAGAACAACACAGGGAAGTTGCTATTGCAAGTATTTGGTGTAGAAGCCACAACTTTGTCCCTCTACGGTATCGCTGAACATGAAGAAATTATGTGGAATGCATTCAAGTTGGCAG GTAAAAGCAAAGTTTGTTGCCTTTATCCCAACAAGAATGCAACTTCTAAAGGTATTCAGGAGGCCTTTGGCTCTGAACTCTCAACTAAGCAAGAAAACACACAGCAACTG ACTGATGGAGATGGAATTCtgaattttattttgattgaCGGTACTTGGAGCAACTCTGCTGCAATGTTCAACCGACTTAAG GAGCAAGCTATACTGGTTTGGGGGGAGGACATTCCATGCATATCATTGTCTACGGGGTCCTCTGCAATGCATAAACTCAG GCCTCAACCATCATGGGACCGTACCTGCACTGCTGCAGCGGCAGCTAGCCTACTCTCTGAGCTTCAAATTGTTCCAAAGTTCAGCTCTGTTGATTTCGGAAAACAGGGTGAAGCACTGGAAGATGCTCTGGAAGTATTGTTAGAAGCTCTCACTGCTCGACGTATTCGGATGGGGCGGTCCATCACCCGTAAAGTAAGACATGCAAGCAGTTTTTGCTAA
- the LOC103490527 gene encoding uncharacterized protein LOC103490527 isoform X2 — protein sequence MVRTTQLFRKARKTFQDLRLLQILQSEIAHELSSTPCQNYENNGSSSHFTVEHDSLKSQDVVLRRKMDSGEEVVISALLGPLRFGYDGAFPREILMKICVSKPGVSSLLQFDCGVSEDGHAR from the exons ATGGTGAGGACTACTCAACTATTTCGCAAAGCTCGTAAAACCTTCCAGGATCTCAGACTCCTCCAGATCTTGCAATCCGAGATAGCCCACGAGCTTTCTTCAACCCCATGTCAG AACTATGAGAACAATGGTAGTTCCAGCCATTTCACTGTGGAACATGACTCGCTCAAGTCCCAAGACGTGGTGTTGCGGCGAAAAATGGATTCCGGCGAGGAGGTTGTGATTTCTGCTCTATTGGGTCCTCTCAGATTTGGATATGATGGGGCTTTTCCGAGGGAAATTTTGATGAAGATTTGTGTGAGTAAGCCTGGAGTTAGCTCTCTTTTGCAGTTTGATTGTGGGGTTTCAGAGGACGGTCATG CTCGTTAG